The genomic stretch CCCCAAATGCTCTTCTACACGCTCCATGGTCACCGGAAGTGTAGCGGCACTGCTGCTGGTGGAGAAGGCCAGAAGCTGGGCCGGAGAGATGCCGTTCAAGAAGAAGCCCGGACTTCTCCCTGTGAGAAAGTACACACCGAGTATATAGACGATGATCATCAAGATGAGTCCGATCACGACACAGAGAGCGTACCATCCCAAAGCGGCAAAGAGGTCGGCATTGGGGGCTTCTACCACCAGTGCGGCCAATAGTGCGAAGACCCCATAAGGTGCCGAGAGCATGATGAGATCGATGAGTTTGAGAATGACCTCGTTGAAGGAGTCGAAGAATTTCTTGGCGGCCTCTGCTTTCTCACCGGGAATGAGGATGAGCCCGATGCCGAAGAAGATGCTGAAGAAGATCACCTGGAGCATATTGCGGTTCTCCGAAGCGGCCGAGAAGATATTGCTGGGTACCATGTCCACCAAGGCCTGCAAAGGACCGGCCTGTTTCTGATTCTCCGCTTGATCGATACGGGCCTGCGCATCAGAGGCGTAACTCTCGAGGAGTTCGGTACGTGTCTCGGCCGTGATGCTCGATCCGGGTTGGAGGATGTTGACCACCAGTAGACCGATACTCACCGCGATCACGGTAGTGACCACATAGGTGGCAATGGTGCGACCGCCCATGGCACTGAGGCTGCTGAGGTCCTTGAGGTCGCTCACCCCTTTGATGAGTGAGGCGATGATCAGCGGCATGGCGATCAGCTTGAGGGCATTGATGAAGATGGTCCCGAAGGGTTTTATCCAATCGCCTGTGAACTCTGCGCCACCGGATATCTGGGACATGACCAGACCGAAGATCACTCCGACCACCATTCCCAACAGGATCTTCCAATGCAATGCCAGCTTCTTCATAGATGTGAATTAAGCGGTCAAGATAATCAGAAGACGGTATGTGGGGCGAAAGGGATGAAGGTTCTATTTTTGGCCTCCCATGATGAAAAAGATCCTTACTACTCTACTATTAATCAGCTGTGCACTTCCCTTCCAGGCACAATTCGATGAAGATCAATTGGGCGCTTGGTACATGTACTTCTTCAGTGTGAAGTTCTCCGAAGAAGGACCTTGGGGAGCCCAAGGGGATATACAGTTCAGGAACTGGGACCTGGGTGGAGACCTGGAGCAATTGCTCCTGCGGGGCGGTGTGACCTACACGCCTGATAATGCCAAGATCAAATTCACTTTGGGCTATGGCAATATCACCACCGGTGCCTTTGGGGATAGCGATGCGACCAGTGCTGAGAGCCGCATCTATCAGGAAGCCCTCTTCCCTACTCTGCTGGGTCGATTCCATCTGACGCATCGCATGCGATTCGAGCAGCGATGGGTGGAAGATCAGGATACCCGTAGCCGCTATCGCTACATGCTCTTTGTCAATGTGCCCTTCAATCAGAAGGACCTGGATGAAGGGGCTATCTATCTCGCGCTCTACAATGAGCTTTTCGTCAATGGTCAACGCAATATCGGGGACGGACGAACGGTAGAGCTTTTCGACCGCAACCGGACCTACACGGCCCTGGGCTATTCCATCCAGAAGAATCTACGCGTGCAGCTGGGTGTGATGCGTCAGGTGACCGACAATTGGTCAAAGGATCAATTGCAGCTCAGTCTGCACCACTCCTTCTGAAGCGGAATGGCTACCTTGGAAGGTGGCCTATTTCAGAACATCGCGTGAAAAACGGCTCTGGACGCTGACTGCAGCACTCCTGCTGCTCATCTATGCCACCCACTCGGCAGCTCCGGAGTTCTCCTCCTTCTTGCGAGAAAAGGGATTGCTCACGCCCATCTTCATCACCGTGTTCTTCCTCATCGCTGCCGTATGTATCACCCTGGGACTCTTCCAGCGACCCGATGTACGCGAAGTCGCCATCTGGGCCGGGATCACCGGGGTATTGCTCATGCTCTTCTTCCGCATAGAGATGGTGGAGGAGCGCAGTCATCTGATGGAATATGGGGTGATCTCCATCCTCATCTATGAGGCATTGAAAGAACGCGGCAGCTTCCGTTATCCAGCCCTCGTGGCCATCCTGCTCACGGGGCTATTCGGCTTCATCGATGAGGCCATACAGTACTTCATCCCTACTCGGGTATTTGCCTGGGAAGATGTGGTCTTCAATATCTCGGCCGCCATGATCGCCATGACTACCATCGGAGTGCTGCGCTGGACCCGGGAACGATTCCGTCAGAGCTGATCGGTACGGGCCATGAGCATGGCATCGGCCAGTACAAGGGCTGCGAGGGCATCTACGATGGGTACGGCCCGGGGAAGTACACAAGGGTCGTGACGTCCTTTGCCTTTGACCGTCACCGGGTTGCCCTCTGTATCCACCGAATCCTGATCGCGCATGAGCGTGGCGATGGGCTTGAAATGCACTTGGAAATAGATATGCTCACCGTTACTGATACCGCCTTGTATGCCGCCTGAATTGTTGGAAGCCGTGCGTATCTCTTCTCCTGCTTTGATGAAGACATCGTTCTGCTCGGAACCCTTATCGAAGGT from Flavobacteriales bacterium encodes the following:
- a CDS encoding DUF2490 domain-containing protein, giving the protein MKKILTTLLLISCALPFQAQFDEDQLGAWYMYFFSVKFSEEGPWGAQGDIQFRNWDLGGDLEQLLLRGGVTYTPDNAKIKFTLGYGNITTGAFGDSDATSAESRIYQEALFPTLLGRFHLTHRMRFEQRWVEDQDTRSRYRYMLFVNVPFNQKDLDEGAIYLALYNELFVNGQRNIGDGRTVELFDRNRTYTALGYSIQKNLRVQLGVMRQVTDNWSKDQLQLSLHHSF
- a CDS encoding dicarboxylate/amino acid:cation symporter yields the protein MKKLALHWKILLGMVVGVIFGLVMSQISGGAEFTGDWIKPFGTIFINALKLIAMPLIIASLIKGVSDLKDLSSLSAMGGRTIATYVVTTVIAVSIGLLVVNILQPGSSITAETRTELLESYASDAQARIDQAENQKQAGPLQALVDMVPSNIFSAASENRNMLQVIFFSIFFGIGLILIPGEKAEAAKKFFDSFNEVILKLIDLIMLSAPYGVFALLAALVVEAPNADLFAALGWYALCVVIGLILMIIVYILGVYFLTGRSPGFFLNGISPAQLLAFSTSSSAATLPVTMERVEEHLGVDRHVTSFVLPIGATINMDGTSLYQAVAAVFIAQTFGMDLTLTQQLGIIMTATLASIGSAAVPGAGMVMLVIVLAQAGIPEAGLALIFAIDRPLDMCRTTVNVTGDAFVSMFVGKTVGMLGDPKVQDWDDHYQAGQNDTSSL
- a CDS encoding VanZ family protein, with amino-acid sequence MAYFRTSREKRLWTLTAALLLLIYATHSAAPEFSSFLREKGLLTPIFITVFFLIAAVCITLGLFQRPDVREVAIWAGITGVLLMLFFRIEMVEERSHLMEYGVISILIYEALKERGSFRYPALVAILLTGLFGFIDEAIQYFIPTRVFAWEDVVFNISAAMIAMTTIGVLRWTRERFRQS